The Candidatus Zixiibacteriota bacterium nucleotide sequence CGAGCTGCACCGAGGTGATCCACGGACGATCCACGGGGTCGCCGATGCGACTGCACAGCCATACGAAGACCTGCTCGACGCCTGAAACCTCCCGGTAAATCCGGCCGGCCAGGAGGTGGGCCAGAACGCTGTAAATCTTGCCCACGTGGCTCACCGGATTTTTTCCTGCGGCCGCTTCCGAGCCACGCGGGCGATTGAGCGCGATGATGCCGTTGACCTGATTTCCCCGCCCCACCTCTCCCGAGTCGGCGTCTTCCGCCGAAGTCCCAAGAACCGAGAGGTACATCCCGGCCGGTCCCGCGCCGCGCCGGTCCAACGTGTTGATACTCACCGCGACCTCCCGGAGCCGCCGCAGGCGGGACCGGAGATACGCCAGGAGGGTCTCGCGCATTTCCTCCTTTTTTCGAAAATAGCTTCGCTCGCCGGTCACGTACCCGTCGAGAAGCGGCATCGCAACCGTAACCCCGAGGCGATCCCGCTTGCGTATTCCCATGACCTTGACGTCCTTGCCGCTTTCGGGATACCGGCTCTTGAAATCCGGCCCGTTCAGGAACCTCTCCGTTTCGAGCACGAGGCTCTCCGTTTCCGTGAGAGGAGCGTATCCCACCGCCGCCGAGGTGTCGTTCGCCGCAACCGTGCGTGCCTTCCGGCGAAAAATTCCGGCCAGTTCTTCCGAGCCCCCTTTGAGCTCCACCTGGATTGCCAGGTGCCTGTCCGGATCGATGTTGGGAAAATTGGTTTCGAACCAGCTCCTGGCGGCCTCTGCCGCGAGGCTGCAGACGTCGAACTCTTCGACCGGAGTGGCGCGATCGCCGATCACGAGCCGCATGGGCTCGACCACCCGTCCTCCCCCGTAACGACGCTCGACCTTGCCGGCGATCAAAAGACCCTTGTCGCAGTTGTAATGGAGGACCCGCCCGACCTTCCGCTCGTATGCGGCGTACAGCTCCCGCGAGATGTGCTCCATGACGAGGTCACAAATCGTATCCGGATGGCCCACCCCCTTGCGCTCCACAATTTCGACGTCGCTTCGGGCAGCGTCGATCTGGTCGATGTAAAACTCGCCCATCGTCCGGCGGACCGGCAAGAGACATGCCAGAGCCGCACCCCGCTCCCCTGCCGGGCATGACCGGAGCCCCAATGGCACTTTCGCCAAGAAGACCCGGGACTTTTCTCCCTGGTGCGAAAAAATGAAGCCGGCCGATGACCGCCGGCGCGTTTTTCGCTGATTGCGGCCACGCTGTTCTGGCACGCTGGTTGCGGGAACGAAAATGAGGAGATCCAGGCCATGGCGCAAAAGCAACCGGACCTTTCGCTCTGGTTTTTCATCGTGGCCGTCTTGGTCATTCTGGCCATCCAAACCACGTTTCTTAGACCGCAGCCCGAGACCCTTTCTTACAGCCAGTTCAAATCCCTGGCCAGGCAGGGCCTGGTAACGGACCTGGTCGTGGAAACGCAGACGATTCGCGGCAATCTGAAGGCCGAGGGCTTGAAACAGGTCTTTACGGAAGAAAAAATCAGCCAGCTTACCAGGGACGGCAAAACCGTTTTTCCGTTCACGGTGGTCCGGGTCGAAGACCCGGACCTGACCAGGGAGCTCGAAGAGCTGGGGATCCCGTTTCGCGGAGAGGTGACCAGCAACTGGCTTCCCACGATCCTCTCCTGGGTGGTTCCCATCGCCGTCTTCTTCGTCCTGTGGAGTTATTTCTTCTCCCGGGTGGGCGGCGGCGGAGGGCTCATGCAGATCGGCAAGAGCAAGGCCAAGGTCTACATCGAAAAGAAGACCGGCGTGACCTTCGCGGACGTCGAGGGCATCGACGAAGCGGAGGAAGAGCTGGTCGAAGTGGTCGAGTTCCTCAAGAACCCGGCCAAGTATCAGCGGCTCGGCGGGCGCATCCCCAAAGGGGTGCTGCTCATCGGACCGCCGGGGACCGGAAAGACGCTACTGGCGCGGGCCGTGGCCGGAGAGGCCGGGGTGCCGTTCTTCAGCATCTCGGGGTCGGATTTCGTCGAGATGTTCGTGGGGGTCGGCGCGGCGCGGGTTCGCGATCTGTTCGCGCAGGCGGTTCAGTACGCGCCGAGCATCATATTCATCGACGAGCTCGACGCTCTGGGGAAAGCGCGCGGATTGAACATTCTCACGAGCCACGACGAGCGCGAGCAGACGCTCAACCAGTTGCTCGCGGAAATGGACGGCTTCGACCCGAACCAGGGGGTCATCATCATGGCCGCGACCAACCGGCCCGAGATTCTCGACCCCGCGCTGCTCAGGCCGGGCCGGTTCGATCGCCACGTCCTGGTGGACCGGCCCGACCTCAAGGGGCGCGAGAAGATCCTGCGCCTGCACGCGAAACGAATCAAGCTCTCCCCTTCCGTCGACCTCGCGGTGATCGCCGCCAAGACACCGGGCTTCGTGGGCGCCGACCTCGCCAACATCGTCAACGAAGCGGCGCTGCTGGCCGCCCGCCAGGGCAAGGACGCGGTCGAGATGTCGGATTTCGACGAGGCTATCGAGAGAGTGGTCGCCGGGCTGCAGAAGAAGAACCGCGTGATGAGCCCGAAGGAAAAAAAGGTGGTCGCATACCATGAGTGTGGCCACGCGCTGGTCGCCGAGTTGGTGCCGGGCGCCGATCCAGTCTCCAAGATCTCGATCATCCCGCGTGGAGTCGCGGCGCTCGGCTACACGCAGCAGCTCCCGACCGAAGACCGCTATCTGATGAGCCGCTCCGAGCTGGTGGCGAAGATCTCGGTTCTCCTCGGCGGCCGGGTCGCCGAGGAGATGGTCTTCGGTGATGTCTCTACCGGCGCCCAGAACGATTTGCAGAAGGCGACCGAGATCGCCCGAACGATGGTGACGCGATTCGGCATGAGCCAGAAGCTCGGCCTGGCGTCGCTCGAGGGTCCGAGGACGCCGCCGTTTCTTCCCGTGCCCGTGCAGACGCCCAGGGAGTACAGCGAGCGCACCGCGCAGGCGATCGACGAAGAAGTGAACCGGATTCTCTCCGAGGCGTACGCGAAGGTCCAGGAAATCCTCGGCTCGTATCGGCCGGCGCTGGACGCGCTGGCGACGGTCCTCCTGGAAAAGGAAACGATCGAGCGTCCCATGCTCCAGGCGATTCTGAAAGAGACGGCGCTCGACGGCATCCGTCGCGCCGCGGGAGAAGCCCCCGGTGAAAAACCGGACGGCGAGCCGGCCAAAGCGCACGCCTGACCGCTTTCGGCCGACTCGGCAAGCAGGGAAACGACCTTGAGCAGTCAGGTTCGCTGGGAGCATTTTCCGCACGGGGCGGACATCGGGGTGCGCGGGATCGGAAGCTCCAAGGAGGAGGCCTTCGAGCAGGCGGCGGTGGCGCTCACGGCGGTCGTCACCGACCCGGCGCTGGTCGCCCCGGGCGAGTGCGTGCCGCTTTCCTGCGAGGCTCCCGACGACGAGCTTTTGCTCGTCAACTGGCTCAACGCCGTGATTTACGAGATGGCGGTCAGGCGCATGCTCTTTGCCCGGTTCGAAGTCCGGATCTCGGGTCGAAGGCTCGATGCAAAGGCGTGGGGCGAGCCCGTCGATCCGGCCAGGCACGAGCCGGCGGTCGAGGTCAAAGGCGCGACCTGTACGGGCCTCAGGGTGGGGCGCGAGGACGGTGTCTGGGTTGCGCAGTGCGTGGTCGACGTGTAGTCGATTCGTATAAGGAGAACGTCGTGGATATCTCCCGTCTCGAAAGAAGAGCGGAAACCGAATGGTGGATCGCCCCGTTCGGCAAGATGCGCGTTCCGGCGGTGATCTTCGCGACCGAACGGCTGATCCGGGACATGGACGAGAAAGTGTTCGAACAAGTCACCAATGTCGCCACCTTGCCGGGCATCGTGAAGGCATCGTACGCCATGCCGGATGCCCACTGGGGCTACGGCTTTCCGATCGGAGGGGTCGCCGCGTTCGACGCCGACAAGGGCGGGGTGATCTCCGCCGGCGGCGTCGGGTTCGACATCTCCTGCGGCGTGCGAACGCTCCTGACGGGCCTCAGGGTCGAGCAGGTCGAGCCCGTAAAGGAGCGGCTGGCCGATGTGCTCTTCAGGACCGTCCCCGCCGGGGTGGGCAGCCGGGGAAAACTCAGCCTCGATCGCAGAGAGATGGATTCGATGCTAAAAGGAGGGGCGCGCTGGGCGGTCGAGCGGGGGTACGGCACCGAGGAGGATCTCCAGCGGGTCGAGGAGGGCGGGTGCGTTTCCGGCGCCCGCCCCGAAGAGGTCTCCGACCACGCCAAGAAGCGCCAGGAAGAGGAAATGGGGACTCTCGGCTCCGGCAACCATTACCTGGAGGTTCAGCGGGTCGCCCAGGTGCTGGACGGGTCGATCGCCGCCGCTTACGAGATCAGGGAAGGCGACGTGGTGCTGAGCATACACTGCGGGTCGCGCGGCCTCGGCCATCAAATCGGGACGGAATTTCTCGCCCGCATGGCGGTGAGCGCGGCCCAGTACGGCATCGAGCTGCCCGACCGTGAGCTGGCCTGCGCGCCGATCGATTCCCCTGTCGGCCAGGCCTATCTCGGGGCCATGAGAGCCGCCATCAACTGCGCCCTCGCCAACCGCCAGATCATCACGCATCTGGTGCGGCAGGCCTTTTCCGACGTGTTTCCCGGCGTCCGCCTGCCGCTGCTCTACGATGTGTCCCACAACACGTGCAAGACCGAGGAGCACGTGGTTGACGGCAGGCTCATGCGGCTGTTCGTGCACCGGAAGGGGGCGACCCGAGCCTTCGGGCCGGGTCACCCCTCGATCGCTCCGGCTCTTCGGGACGCCGGTCAGCCGGTTCTGATCGGCGGAACGATGGGGACGGCCTCCTACGTCCTGGCCGGTACTGCAAAGGGCATGGAGCTGGCCTTCGGCTCGGCGTGCCACGGCGCCGGGCGCAGCATGAGCCGCCATCAGGCGCTGCGGCAGTGGCACGGGAATCAGATCGTTCAGGAGCTCGCCGCTCGAGGCGTGGTGATTCGCAGCCGGTCGATGCGCGGGGTCGCCGAGGAGGCGCCCGGAGCATACAAGGACGTGGGAGCGGTCGCCGAGGCGGCCGACCGCGCCGGGCTGGCGCGGGTGGTCGCCCGTCTCGAGCCGATGGTCTGCATCAAAGGCTGAGGGGGCCGGCGGTCCGGCCGGAGGTGGAAGCGATGTTCGAACCCGGGGCGCCCCTGGTTTTTTTCGCCATCGTCCTGGTCCTGCTCATCAGCGGGATCAAGATCGTCAAGGAATACGAGCGGGCGGTCATCTTCCGCCTGGGCCGGATGGTCGCTCCCCGCGGCCCCGGGATCATCTACGTGATCCCCTTCGTCGAGAAGATGGTCAGGGTCGACCTGCGCACCGTGACCATGGATGTGCCGGCGCAAGACGTCATCACCCGGGACAACGTGTCGGTGAAGGTGAGCGCCGTGCTCTATTTCCGGGTG carries:
- a CDS encoding methionine adenosyltransferase — encoded protein: MGEFYIDQIDAARSDVEIVERKGVGHPDTICDLVMEHISRELYAAYERKVGRVLHYNCDKGLLIAGKVERRYGGGRVVEPMRLVIGDRATPVEEFDVCSLAAEAARSWFETNFPNIDPDRHLAIQVELKGGSEELAGIFRRKARTVAANDTSAAVGYAPLTETESLVLETERFLNGPDFKSRYPESGKDVKVMGIRKRDRLGVTVAMPLLDGYVTGERSYFRKKEEMRETLLAYLRSRLRRLREVAVSINTLDRRGAGPAGMYLSVLGTSAEDADSGEVGRGNQVNGIIALNRPRGSEAAAGKNPVSHVGKIYSVLAHLLAGRIYREVSGVEQVFVWLCSRIGDPVDRPWITSVQLELTKGAELGDVTKQVRTIVAANLARTREFCAELAAGIHPIC
- the ftsH gene encoding ATP-dependent zinc metalloprotease FtsH gives rise to the protein MAQKQPDLSLWFFIVAVLVILAIQTTFLRPQPETLSYSQFKSLARQGLVTDLVVETQTIRGNLKAEGLKQVFTEEKISQLTRDGKTVFPFTVVRVEDPDLTRELEELGIPFRGEVTSNWLPTILSWVVPIAVFFVLWSYFFSRVGGGGGLMQIGKSKAKVYIEKKTGVTFADVEGIDEAEEELVEVVEFLKNPAKYQRLGGRIPKGVLLIGPPGTGKTLLARAVAGEAGVPFFSISGSDFVEMFVGVGAARVRDLFAQAVQYAPSIIFIDELDALGKARGLNILTSHDEREQTLNQLLAEMDGFDPNQGVIIMAATNRPEILDPALLRPGRFDRHVLVDRPDLKGREKILRLHAKRIKLSPSVDLAVIAAKTPGFVGADLANIVNEAALLAARQGKDAVEMSDFDEAIERVVAGLQKKNRVMSPKEKKVVAYHECGHALVAELVPGADPVSKISIIPRGVAALGYTQQLPTEDRYLMSRSELVAKISVLLGGRVAEEMVFGDVSTGAQNDLQKATEIARTMVTRFGMSQKLGLASLEGPRTPPFLPVPVQTPREYSERTAQAIDEEVNRILSEAYAKVQEILGSYRPALDALATVLLEKETIERPMLQAILKETALDGIRRAAGEAPGEKPDGEPAKAHA
- a CDS encoding archease yields the protein MSSQVRWEHFPHGADIGVRGIGSSKEEAFEQAAVALTAVVTDPALVAPGECVPLSCEAPDDELLLVNWLNAVIYEMAVRRMLFARFEVRISGRRLDAKAWGEPVDPARHEPAVEVKGATCTGLRVGREDGVWVAQCVVDV
- a CDS encoding RtcB family protein, translating into MDISRLERRAETEWWIAPFGKMRVPAVIFATERLIRDMDEKVFEQVTNVATLPGIVKASYAMPDAHWGYGFPIGGVAAFDADKGGVISAGGVGFDISCGVRTLLTGLRVEQVEPVKERLADVLFRTVPAGVGSRGKLSLDRREMDSMLKGGARWAVERGYGTEEDLQRVEEGGCVSGARPEEVSDHAKKRQEEEMGTLGSGNHYLEVQRVAQVLDGSIAAAYEIREGDVVLSIHCGSRGLGHQIGTEFLARMAVSAAQYGIELPDRELACAPIDSPVGQAYLGAMRAAINCALANRQIITHLVRQAFSDVFPGVRLPLLYDVSHNTCKTEEHVVDGRLMRLFVHRKGATRAFGPGHPSIAPALRDAGQPVLIGGTMGTASYVLAGTAKGMELAFGSACHGAGRSMSRHQALRQWHGNQIVQELAARGVVIRSRSMRGVAEEAPGAYKDVGAVAEAADRAGLARVVARLEPMVCIKG